The nucleotide window TGTCCCGGGTCTGGCAGGTGGCCACCGACTTCTCGGGGGAGTCGGGGGCTCGGGCGACGCGGTCGTTGCTGACCGGGGTGGGGGACGATCGGCCTACGGCGATCGTGTACGACAACGACATCATGGCGGTGGCGGGGATGTCGGTGGCGACGGAGATGGGGGTGCGGGTGCCGGAGGATGTGTCGTTGCTGGCCTGGGACGACTCGCAGCTCTGTCGGCTCACCCGGCCGACGCTCTCTGCGATGAGCCATGACGTGCACGGGTTCGGGGCGGAGGTGGCCCGGACGTTGTTCGCGGTGATCGCGGGGGATGGGGCTTCGCATCCGGTGGCCACGCCTGTGCTGGTTCCCCGGGGGTCCACCGCGCCTGCCCCTTGAGCGCCGTACGGGGGTGCGGGTGCGATCGGGCTGGTCGCGCCCACGCGGCGGTGTCGCGTATCGATACGGCCTCGCGCCTCTAAGATGGGCTCATGTAACCGGCGGTAACCTGTTGAGCCCGTGTGACCTTCGCCGCTCCCTCGCCCAGGGGTGTGCAGTGCGGTTACTCGCAAGTAGCATGGGGACTGAGCGCCCGCTCAGCGGTTGCGTTCGCAGCAGTGCCGTCCCGCACCTCTGGAGGAGAGCCATCGTGCCTCGTACCGTCAGGGACGTCGTCTTCGTCGACGGCGTCCGTACCCCGTTCGGCAAGGCGGGCCCGAAGGGCATCTACCACGAGACCCGCGCCGACGACCTGGTCGTGAAGGCGATCCGGGAGCTGCTGCGCCGCAACCCCGGTCTCGAGCCCGCGAAGATCGACGAGGTCGCCATCGCCGCGACCACGCAGATCGGTGACCAGGGTCTGACCATCGGCCGTACGGCCGGGATCCTCGCCGGTCTCCCGCAGTCCGTGCCGGGCTACTCGATCGACCGTATGTGCGCCGGTGCCCTGACCGCCGTCACTTCGGTCGCCGGTTCCGTGGCCTTCGGTGCCTACGACGTCGCCATCGCCGGTGGTGTCGAGCACATGGGCCGCCACCCCATGGGTGAGGGCGTGGACCCGAACCCGCGGTTCGTCAGCGAGAAGCTGGTCGACGAGTCCGCCCTGTTCATGGGCATGACCGCCGAGAACCTGCACGACCGGTACCCGACCATCACCAAGCAGCGCGCCGACGAGTACGCCGTGCGCTCGCAGGAGAAGGCCGCCAAGGCGTACGCCGACGGCAAGATCCAGGCCGACCTGGTGCCGATCTCGGTGCGTCGCACCAACCCCGAGGGTGGTGAGACCGGCTGGGGTCTCGTCACCGCGGACGAGCCGATGCGGCCGGGGACGACCCTGGAGAACCTGTCGGGCCTCAAGACCCCCTTCCGCGTCCACGGGCGGGTCACCGCCGGTAACGCGGCCGGTCTGAACGACGGCGCGACCGCCTCGCTCATCGCCTCCGAGGACTTCGCCCGCGAGAACAACCTGCCGGTGAAGATGCGCCTCGTCGCGTACTCCTTCGCGGGTGTCGAGCCGGAGGTCATGGGCTACGGCCCGATCCCGGCCACGGAGAAGGCGCTCGCCCAGGCGGGCCTGTCCATCGACGACATCGGCCTGTTCGAGATCAACGAGGCCTTCGCCGTCCAGGTCCTGGCCTTCCTGGAGCACTACGGCATCGCCGACGACGACGCGCGCGTCAACCAGTACGGCGGCGCCATCGCCTTCGGCCACCCGCTGGCCTCCTCCGGCGTCCGGCTGATGACGCAGCTGGCCCGGCAGTTCGAGGAGCAGCCGCACGTCCGCTACGGCCTGACCACCATGTGCGTCGGCTTCGGCATGGGCGCGACGGTCATCTGGGAGAACCCGCACTTCGACGGAGGCGACAAGTGAGCACCACCGAACTCCTGAAGGGCGCGGCCGAGCTCTTCCCCGACGAGGTCGTGACGTCCGCGCACGTACGCCACCTCGACCTGCCGTACGGCGCCGGGCGCTTCGCGCTGATCACGCTGGACAACGGCTTCGACCACACCAAGCCGACCACCTTCGGCCCTGCTTCGCTGGCGAACCTGAACACCGCCATCGACCAGGTCGAGAAGGAGGCGGCGGCCGGCGAGATCGTCGGTGTCGGTGTCACCGGCAAGCCGTTCATCTTC belongs to Streptomyces graminofaciens and includes:
- a CDS encoding thiolase family protein, translated to MPRTVRDVVFVDGVRTPFGKAGPKGIYHETRADDLVVKAIRELLRRNPGLEPAKIDEVAIAATTQIGDQGLTIGRTAGILAGLPQSVPGYSIDRMCAGALTAVTSVAGSVAFGAYDVAIAGGVEHMGRHPMGEGVDPNPRFVSEKLVDESALFMGMTAENLHDRYPTITKQRADEYAVRSQEKAAKAYADGKIQADLVPISVRRTNPEGGETGWGLVTADEPMRPGTTLENLSGLKTPFRVHGRVTAGNAAGLNDGATASLIASEDFARENNLPVKMRLVAYSFAGVEPEVMGYGPIPATEKALAQAGLSIDDIGLFEINEAFAVQVLAFLEHYGIADDDARVNQYGGAIAFGHPLASSGVRLMTQLARQFEEQPHVRYGLTTMCVGFGMGATVIWENPHFDGGDK